One segment of Rosa chinensis cultivar Old Blush chromosome 6, RchiOBHm-V2, whole genome shotgun sequence DNA contains the following:
- the LOC112170498 gene encoding conserved oligomeric Golgi complex subunit 8: MMESENAAEDSSSAVASLLPLASGAQQPYVSELLSFTLDRLHKEPELLRVDAERIQRQMQEVAVGNYRAFIAASDALLVIRDEVSSIDKHLESLIGEIPKLTSGCTEFVESAEEILEKRKMNQTLLANHSTLLDLLEIPQLMDTCVRNGNYDEALDLETFVCKLSTMHPKLPVIQALAAEVRQTTQSLLSQLLQKLRSNIQLPECLRIIGYLRRIGVFSEYEMRLQFLRCRQAWLTGILEDLDKRNAYEYLKGMINFQRQHLFDVVNQYRAIFSDDTSGNEENHDGGLLFSWSMHQITSLLKTLKIMLPKITEGGSLSNILDQSMYCAMGLGWVGLDFRGLLPSLFEEAVLNLFAKNMSTAVENFQLVLDSHRWVPLPAVGFPANSVNDESLDDVTPPSYLMEHPPLAVFVNGVSAAMNDLRPCAPISLKHVLAQELIKGLQTVADSLLRYNTTRILRDNESGLFLSLCWAFIEITYPHCANCFGRCYPGGAALVMDAKSLYDGIGRLLTVSTSRGLPKPVGEENKDKPVGDENKDDSEKSITENGDMPVVENGVTPVVEQTNETSADEREENVEKIDEKETKSATLQTEERPSDV; this comes from the exons ATGATGGAGTCCGAAAATGCGGCCGAGGACTCCTCGTCCGCCGTGGCCAGCCTCCTCCCTCTGGCCTCCGGCGCTCAGCAGCCTTACGTCTCCGAGCTCCTCTCCTTCACCCTCGATCGCCTCCACAAG GAACCGGAGCTTCTGCGGGTCGATGCGGAGCGGATACAGCGGCAAATGCAAGAGGTGGCGGTGGGGAATTACCGAGCGTTCATCGCCGCTTCGGACGCGTTGCTGGTGATTCGAGACGAAGTGTCCTCCATTGACAAGCATCTTGAATCTCTG ATAGGGGAGATCCCAAAGTTGACGAGTGGATGCACTGAGTTTGTTGAATCGGCGGAAGAGATtttggagaagaggaagatgaaccaGACATTGCTAGCGAATCACAGTACATTGCTCGACTTACTTGAAATTCCGCAGCTTATGGATAC ATGTGTGAGGAATGGAAATTATGATGAAGCTCTTGACTTAGAGACGTTTGTTTGCAAGCTTTCAACCATGCACCCCAA GTTGCCCGTTATACAAGCTCTGGCTGCAGAAGTCAGGCAGACCACCCAATCTCTTCTTTCTCAGCTTCTTCAGAAACTTCGCTCAAACATTCAG TTACCTGAGTGTCTCCGCATTATTGGATATCTACGTAGAATAGGGGTATTTAGTGAGTATGAAATGCGTCTGCAG TTCCTGAGATGTCGGCAAGCATGGCTTACTGGAATTCTTGAGGATCTGGACAAGAGGAACGCTTATGAGTACCTGAAGGGGATGATTAACTTCCAAAGACAGCATCTATTTGATGTTGTCAATCAATACAGAGCAATATTTTCTGATGATACATCAGGCAATGAAGAAAATCATGATGGCGGTCTTCTGTTCAGTTGGTCTATGCATCAAATTACCTCACTCCTTAAGACTCTGAAGATTATGCTTCCAAAAATAACTGAAGGCGGATCACTGTCGAACATTTTGGATCAATCCATG TATTGTGCTATGGGGCTTGGTTGGGTTGGGCTAGATTTCCGGGGACTGCTACCATCACTTTTTGAAGA GGCAGTTCTCAACTTGTTTGCAAAAAATATGAGTACAGCAGTTGAAAATTTTCAG TTGGTCTTGGATTCACATCGTTGGGTCCCACTACCAGCAGTTGGTTTTCCAGCAAATAGTGTTAATGATGAAAGTCTGGATGATGTAACTCCGCCATCTTATCTTATGGAACATCCACCTCTTGCTGTTTTTGTTAATG GTGTCTCTGCAGCGATGAATGACCTCCGGCCCTGTGCCCCCATAAGTTTGAAGCACGTGCTTgctcaagagttaatcaagggATTACAGACTGTTGCTGACTCTTTACTGAGGTACAATACAACTAGAATACTGAGAGATAACGAGTCTGGACTTTTTCTCTCACTTTGCTGGGCTTTCATTGAG ATTACTTACCCTCATTGTGCAAATTGCTTTGGCCGCTGCTACCCTGGTGGAGCTGCTTTAGTAATGGATGCAAAGAGTTTATACGATGGGATTGGCCGCCTATTGACAGTCTCTACATCCAGAGGGCTTCCCAAACCTGTTGGTGAGGAAAACAAAGATAAACCTGTTGGTGATGAGAACAAAGATGACAGTGAAAAGAGCATAACTGAGAATGGTGACATGCCCGTGGTTGAAAACGGGGTCACACCTGTTGTTGAACAAACTAATGAGACCAGTGCAGACGAAAGGGAAGAGAACGTTGAGAAAATAGATGAAAAGGAAACGAAAAGCGCAACTTTACAAACAGAGGAAAGACCGAGCGATGTGTGA
- the LOC112170499 gene encoding uncharacterized protein LOC112170499: MSSSMEEASAGQQEQPTPRLQIYTTSDTVSPFWRDKYEREAKKYWDVFYKRHQDRFFKDRHYLDKEWGQYFSGAGQKVVLEVGCGAGNTIFPLVAIYVDIFVHACDFSPNAVNLVKKHKDFTESRVNAFVCDLTIDDLSKQISPSSVDIVTMIFVLSAVSPEKMSLVVQNIRKILKPNGRVLFRDYATGDLAQERLNCKDQKISENFYARGDGTRAFYFSNEFLTSLFKENGFDVEELDLCCKQVENRSRELVMNRRWVQAVFCLSDGTNSTTNSEAAIRIDHPGQGKMELDVDNNILKKPVNDLEVDMSDGVATEMFGLPTSTDVDNEVIELELGGWTFKIKVLSKEYQHTCKSTGLMLWESARFMAPVLARNPAIFAGKRVLELGSGCAGICSMIAAGSADLVFATDGDTKALDLLTENVMSNLRQPISDKFTTRILEWGNKDHIEAIKQVNSGGFDIILGTDVTYIPEAILPLFQTAKELISSNNKDHQAALILCHMFRRVDEPSILSAASRFGFKLVDKWPVEILINPSQSIINSWFPENGSADVSRGPLNILYFHKE, encoded by the exons ATGTCTTCCAGTATGGAAGAAGCTTCAGCAGGACAACAAGAACAACCTACCCCAAGATTACAGATTTACACCACCTCTGATACTGTCTCTCCCTTCTGGAGAG ACAAGTATGAAAGAGAGGCTAAGAAGTACTGGGATGTCTTTTATAAGCGACATCAAGATAGG TTTTTTAAAGATCGGCACTACTTGGACAAGGAATGGGGCCAATACTTTTCT GGAGCTGGGCAGAAAGTTGTTTTAGAG GTTGGCTGTGGAGCTGGAAACACTATTTTTCCACTGGTTGCGATATATGTAGACATTTTTGTCCATGCTTGTGATTTTTCACCAAATGCTGTTAACTTGGTTAAG AAACATAAAGATTTTACAGAGTCCAGAGTTAATGCATTCGTTTGTGATTTGACCATTGACGATCTGAGCAAGCAGATATCTCCATCTTCAGTAGATATTGTAACCATG ATTTTTGTGTTATCTGCAGTATCTCCGGAGAAGATGTCTCTGGTAGTGCAGAATATTAGAAAGATTCTCAAG CCAAATGGTCGTGTGCTATTTCGCGATTATGCTACTGGTGACCTTGCTCAG GAAAGATTAAATTGCAAGGACCAAAAGATTAGTGAAAACTTTTATGCCAGGGGTGATGGCACT AGGGCTTTCTACTTCTCTAATGAGTTCTTGACAAGCTTATTTAAAGAAAATGGTTTTGATGTTGAGGAACTTGATCTGTGCTGCAAACAAGTTGAGAACCGGTCGCGGGAGTTGGTGATGAATAG GCGGTGGGTTCAAGCTGTATTCTGCCTTTCAGATGGTACAAACTCCACCACCAACTCAGAAGCTGCAATCAGAATAGACCATCCTGGTCAAGGGAAAATGGAGCTGGATGTTGACAATAACATCTTGAAGAAACCTGTAAACGATTTGGAGGTTGACATGTCCGACGGTGTGGCAACAGAAATGTTTGGTCTTCCAACTTCGACTGATGTTGATAATGAG GTCATTGAGCTCGAGCTGGGAGGTTGGACTTTCAAAATCAAAGTGCTATCCAAAGAGTACCAACACACCTGCAAATCAACTGGTTTAATGTTATGGGAATCAGCTCGGTTTATGGCTCCTGTTTTAGCAAGAAATCCAGCTATTTTTGCTGGGAAACGGGTGTTGGAGTTGGGGTCTGGCTGTGCAGGCATTTGCTCTATGATTGCTGCTGGATCTGCAGACCTTGTGTTCGCCACTGATGGAGACACAAAAGCACTCGACCTACTGACAGAAAATGTCATGTCAAATCTTAGACAGCCAATTTCGGACAAATTTACTACAAGAATATTAGAGTGGGGAAATAAAGACCATATAGAAGCCATCAAGCAAGTTAACAGTGGAGGATTTGATATCATATTAGGCACAGATGTCACTTACATACCTGAAGCTATTTTGCCCTTGTTTCAAACTGCAAAGGAGTTGATTTCATCTAACAACAAGGATCACCAAGCAGCCCTAATCCTGTGTCATATGTTTCGTCGAGTAGATGAACCTTCCATACTATCAGCAGCTTCTCGATTTGGTTTCAAGCTAGTCGATAAGTGGCCTGTAGAAATTCTTATTAATCCATCACAAAGCATCATCAATTCTTGGTTCCCTGAAAACGGCTCAGCGGATGTTTCAAGGGGGCCGTTAAATATTTTGTACTTCCACAAGGAGTGA